In the Candidatus Mycosynbacter amalyticus genome, one interval contains:
- a CDS encoding DUF2127 domain-containing protein encodes MAIYSLRHAPWFENAYRLGIAVKGFDGLMEVFAGIALLVAPGLVHTTLSAIFRATHLHDGHTAQFIASYVARLDAEAAKNGITFLIVFLIGHGVVKLVLVYCLLRRIVWAYPYALAVLGFFLLYQLYVLVLDPLSPGMWLFTLLDTLIIWLVWGEWQDLRENSREPVQ; translated from the coding sequence ATGGCTATATACTCTCTTCGGCATGCTCCCTGGTTCGAAAACGCGTATCGCCTCGGTATTGCCGTCAAGGGCTTCGACGGACTTATGGAGGTGTTTGCTGGCATAGCGCTGCTAGTGGCACCTGGTCTCGTGCACACGACATTGTCGGCAATCTTTCGGGCAACGCACCTGCACGACGGGCACACCGCACAGTTTATCGCGAGTTACGTAGCTAGGCTGGACGCCGAGGCGGCGAAAAACGGTATCACATTTCTGATCGTGTTTCTCATAGGCCACGGTGTCGTCAAACTAGTGCTCGTCTACTGCCTCCTGCGCCGCATTGTCTGGGCGTATCCGTACGCATTGGCTGTGCTTGGTTTCTTCCTGCTTTACCAACTGTATGTACTTGTGCTCGATCCGTTGTCGCCTGGCATGTGGCTATTTACTTTGCTCGACACGCTTATCATCTGGCTTGTATGGGGCGAATGGCAAGATCTACGCGAAAACTCTCGCGAACCTGTACAATAA